In one Culex quinquefasciatus strain JHB chromosome 2, VPISU_Cqui_1.0_pri_paternal, whole genome shotgun sequence genomic region, the following are encoded:
- the LOC6035693 gene encoding transcriptional activator protein Pur-alpha, which produces MSDTGSGHDGAQKDYSQKMDGGGGDFDSGQQSQQTEQELATKMLQIQSKRFYLDVKQNRRGRFIKVAEIGADGRRSQIFLALSTAAEFRDHLSTFSDYYASLGPPNPDNVPEDGKLKSEMMIKDNRRYYLDLKENVRGRFLRVSQTITRGGPRSQIAIPAQGMIEFRDALTDLLEEFGTNDGGFKGELPEGRHMRVDNKNFYFDIGQNSRGIYMRVSEVKSNFRTAITVPEKCWSRFRDILSDYCDKMKKTSESTTSSITADNPLQKQTSNNM; this is translated from the coding sequence ATGTCCGACACCGGCAGTGGACACGACGGAGCCCAGAAGGACTACTCGCAAAAAATggatggcggcggcggcgacttTGACTCTGGGCAGCAGAGTCAACAGACGGAACAGGAACTGGCCACCAAGATGCTGCAGATTCAGTCAAAGCGGTTCTATCTGGACGTGAAGCAGAACCGACGCGGCCGGTTCATCAAGGTGGCCGAAATTGGCGCCGACGGAAGGCGCAGCCAGATCTTTCTGGCGTTGTCGACAGCGGCCGAGTTCCGGGATCACCTGTCGACGTTCAGCGATTATTACGCCTCGCTGGGACCACCGAATCCGGACAACGTGCCCGAGGATGGCAAGCTAAAGTCCGAAATGATGATCAAGGACAACCGGCGGTACTACCTTGACCTGAAAGAGAACGTGCGGGGCCGGTTTCTGCGCGTGTCTCAGACGATCACCCGCGGCGGTCCGCGGTCTCAGATTGCCATCCCGGCGCAAGGGATGATCGAGTTTCGTGATGCGCTCACCGACCTGCTCGAGGAGTTCGGCACGAACGACGGCGGCTTTAAGGGCGAGCTGCCCGAGGGGCGCCACATGCGTGTGGACAACAAAAACTTTTACTTTGACATCGGTCAGAACAGCCGGGGCATCTACATGCGGGTGTCGGAGGTGAAAAGCAACTTCCGGACCGCGATCACCGTGCCGGAAAAGTGCTGGTCGCGGTTCCGTGACATCCTCAGCGATTACTGCGACAAGATGAAGAAAACGTCCGAGTCAACCACATCGTCGATCACTGCCGATAACCCATTGCAGAAGCAAACATCAAATAATATGTAA